The Paraburkholderia sp. ZP32-5 genome includes a window with the following:
- a CDS encoding ArsC family reductase — MARGTKTVVYGIPNCDTVKKARVWLEEHGVEFEFHDFKKAGVTEPLVQDWLKDVKLDALLNRRGTTWRALSDDMKAAAETQPGAIALMIHKPSVIKRPVLVVNGRVKSLGFSADDYAALFA, encoded by the coding sequence ATGGCGCGCGGCACCAAAACCGTCGTCTACGGCATTCCGAATTGCGACACCGTGAAGAAAGCGCGTGTGTGGCTGGAAGAACACGGCGTCGAGTTCGAATTTCACGACTTCAAGAAGGCCGGCGTGACCGAGCCGCTCGTGCAGGACTGGCTGAAGGACGTGAAGCTCGACGCGCTGCTGAACCGCCGCGGCACCACGTGGCGCGCGCTGTCCGACGACATGAAGGCGGCCGCCGAAACGCAGCCTGGCGCGATCGCGCTGATGATCCACAAGCCTTCGGTGATCAAGCGGCCGGTGCTGGTGGTCAACGGTCGCGTGAAGTCGCTCGGTTTTTCCGCGGATGACTACGCGGCGCTGTTTGCATGA
- the dapE gene encoding succinyl-diaminopimelate desuccinylase yields MSGTLALTEQLIARASVTPDDQHCQRLLIERLAALGFEHETIESNGVTNLWAVKRGVDGTRGKLLAFAGHTDVVPTGPLEQWQSAPFEPTHRDGKLYGRGAADMKASIAGFVVASEEFVAAHPAHRGSIAFLITSDEEGPATDGTVKVVEALQARRERLDYCIVGEPTSSQRFGDMVKNGRRGSMSGKLIVKGVQGHIAYPHLAKNPVHLLAPALAELVAERWDDGNEYFPPTTWQVSNLHSGAGATNVIPGHADVMFNFRFSTASTVEGLQQRVHAILDKHGLEYDLQWTVSGLPFLTPRGELSNALARAIKDETDVDTELSTTGGTSDGRFIARICEQVIEFGPLNASIHKIDEHIEVAHIEPLKNVYRRVLEQLIA; encoded by the coding sequence ATGTCCGGCACCCTCGCCCTTACCGAACAACTGATCGCGCGCGCTTCCGTCACGCCCGACGACCAGCATTGCCAGCGTCTTCTGATCGAGCGCCTGGCCGCGCTCGGCTTCGAGCACGAGACGATCGAATCCAACGGCGTGACCAACCTGTGGGCCGTCAAGCGCGGCGTCGACGGTACGCGCGGCAAGCTGCTCGCGTTCGCCGGCCACACCGATGTGGTGCCGACCGGTCCGCTCGAACAATGGCAATCGGCGCCGTTCGAGCCGACCCATCGCGACGGCAAGCTGTACGGTCGCGGCGCGGCCGATATGAAGGCATCGATCGCGGGCTTCGTCGTGGCGAGCGAGGAATTCGTCGCCGCGCATCCGGCACACCGCGGTTCGATCGCGTTTCTGATTACGAGCGACGAGGAAGGCCCAGCGACCGATGGCACCGTCAAGGTGGTCGAAGCGCTGCAGGCGCGCCGCGAACGGCTCGACTACTGCATCGTCGGCGAGCCGACCTCCAGCCAGCGTTTCGGCGACATGGTCAAGAACGGCCGGCGCGGTTCGATGTCGGGCAAGCTGATCGTCAAGGGCGTGCAGGGGCATATCGCCTATCCGCATCTGGCGAAGAATCCGGTGCATCTGCTCGCGCCGGCGCTGGCCGAACTGGTGGCCGAGCGCTGGGACGACGGCAACGAATATTTCCCGCCGACCACCTGGCAGGTGTCGAACCTTCATAGCGGCGCCGGTGCGACCAACGTGATCCCCGGTCATGCGGACGTGATGTTCAACTTCCGCTTCTCGACGGCCAGCACCGTCGAAGGTCTGCAACAGCGCGTGCATGCGATCCTCGACAAACACGGTCTCGAATACGATCTGCAATGGACGGTGAGCGGCCTGCCGTTCCTGACGCCGCGCGGCGAGCTGTCGAACGCGCTCGCGAGGGCGATCAAGGACGAAACCGATGTAGACACCGAGCTGTCTACCACTGGCGGCACGTCCGACGGCCGCTTCATCGCGCGCATCTGCGAGCAGGTGATCGAGTTCGGCCCGCTGAACGCCAGCATTCACAAGATCGACGAACATATCGAAGTCGCGCACATCGAGCCGTTGAAAAACGTGTATCGCCGTGTGCTCGAACAACTGATCGCCTGA
- the prmB gene encoding 50S ribosomal protein L3 N(5)-glutamine methyltransferase, translated as MTLPFSTVRDLLRFAVSRFNEAKLSFGHGSANAYDEAAYLVLHTLHLPLDLLEPFLDARLTSAEIDAVLRVIERRAAERVPAAYITQEAWMHGFRFHVDERVIVPRSFIGELLQDGLQPYVDDPEQVGAVLELCTGSGCLAILAAHAFPNADIDAVDLSGPALEVATRNVADYHLDDRVALFEGDLYAPLAERRYDVIISNPPYVNAMSMQQLPAEYQHEPEMALAGGADGMDIVRRIIADARNWLTDEGVLVVEIGNEREHVEAAFGGLDLVWLPTSAGDDNVFLIQARDLPV; from the coding sequence ATGACGCTTCCGTTTTCCACCGTCCGCGACCTGCTGCGTTTCGCGGTGTCGCGCTTCAACGAAGCCAAGCTGTCGTTCGGTCACGGCTCGGCCAATGCGTACGACGAAGCTGCCTACCTGGTGCTGCACACGCTGCATCTGCCGCTCGATCTGCTCGAGCCGTTCCTCGACGCGCGCCTGACCTCAGCCGAAATCGACGCCGTGTTGCGGGTAATCGAACGGCGCGCCGCCGAACGCGTGCCGGCCGCCTACATCACCCAGGAAGCGTGGATGCACGGCTTTCGCTTCCACGTCGACGAACGCGTGATCGTGCCGCGCTCGTTCATCGGCGAGCTGCTGCAGGACGGCCTGCAACCGTATGTCGACGATCCGGAACAGGTCGGCGCGGTGCTGGAGTTGTGCACCGGCTCCGGCTGCCTCGCGATTCTCGCCGCGCACGCATTCCCGAACGCGGACATCGACGCGGTCGATCTGTCCGGGCCCGCGCTGGAAGTCGCGACGCGCAACGTGGCTGATTACCATCTCGACGACCGTGTCGCGCTGTTCGAGGGCGATCTGTATGCGCCGCTCGCCGAGCGCCGCTACGACGTGATCATCAGCAATCCGCCGTATGTGAACGCGATGTCGATGCAGCAGCTGCCGGCCGAGTACCAACACGAGCCGGAGATGGCGCTCGCGGGCGGCGCGGACGGCATGGACATCGTGCGCCGGATCATCGCCGACGCGCGCAACTGGCTGACCGACGAAGGCGTACTCGTCGTCGAAATCGGCAATGAGCGCGAGCACGTGGAAGCGGCCTTCGGCGGCCTCGATCTGGTGTGGCTGCCGACCAGTGCCGGCGACGACAATGTGTTTCTGATCCAGGCGCGGGACTTGCCCGTCTAA
- the cls gene encoding cardiolipin synthase, which translates to MQFDLLHVGTLVALAHILGIIAAAHAILHTRTSQGAIAWAVSLVAMPYLTLIPYLFLGRSKFAGYADARRVENELLRTRAHPRIWDTKASSAGVPTQQLGARLVQSLTRLGGMPFLPGNTVRTLVNGTATFTAIFDAIENARHYVIVQFFIVRDDALGDMLKDLLIAKAKQGVRVYFLYDSIGSFDLPHRYVAALRAAGVDMHPFATNRRFVNRLQLNFRNHRKIVSVDGERAFVGGHNVGVEYLGAKPPLSPWRDTHIEVRGPAVESIQFVFIEDWYWATQQLPDFDVPPDPAAEQAEQTNPAEPAAPADATAPAEEPDAAHNMHCIVMPSGPADKQETCSLFFVEAINAARERVWITTPYLVPDEAVFAALRLAVLRGVDVRILIPSRRDHLVVFAASKLYAYDSLRAGIRVFRYQPGFLHQKVVLIDSVAAAVGSANLDNRSFRLNFEIMVLTVDRGFALEVETMLLDDFAEAREIDRREYRNARAWRRMLMHVARLFSPIL; encoded by the coding sequence ATGCAATTCGACCTGCTTCATGTAGGCACGCTGGTTGCCCTTGCGCATATCCTGGGCATCATCGCGGCCGCCCACGCGATTCTTCATACCCGCACGTCGCAAGGCGCGATCGCGTGGGCGGTGTCGCTGGTCGCGATGCCCTATCTGACGCTGATCCCTTACCTGTTCCTCGGCCGCAGCAAGTTCGCCGGCTACGCGGACGCGCGCCGCGTCGAAAACGAATTGCTGCGCACGCGCGCGCATCCGCGAATCTGGGACACCAAAGCGTCGTCGGCGGGCGTGCCGACGCAGCAGCTCGGCGCACGGCTCGTGCAGTCGCTCACGCGGCTGGGTGGCATGCCGTTCCTGCCGGGCAACACCGTGCGCACGCTGGTGAACGGCACCGCGACCTTCACGGCGATTTTCGACGCGATCGAAAACGCGCGGCACTACGTGATCGTGCAGTTCTTCATCGTGCGCGACGACGCGCTCGGCGACATGCTGAAGGACCTGCTGATCGCGAAGGCGAAACAGGGCGTGCGGGTCTACTTTCTGTACGACAGCATCGGTAGCTTCGACCTGCCGCACCGCTACGTCGCGGCGCTGCGCGCGGCCGGCGTCGACATGCATCCGTTCGCGACCAATCGCCGTTTCGTCAACCGTCTGCAGCTGAATTTCCGCAATCACCGCAAGATCGTGTCCGTCGACGGCGAGCGCGCGTTTGTCGGCGGCCATAACGTCGGCGTCGAATATCTCGGTGCGAAGCCGCCGCTGTCGCCATGGCGCGATACCCATATCGAGGTGCGCGGCCCGGCGGTCGAAAGTATCCAGTTCGTATTCATCGAGGACTGGTACTGGGCCACGCAGCAGTTGCCGGACTTCGACGTGCCGCCGGACCCGGCGGCAGAACAGGCAGAACAGACAAACCCGGCCGAGCCCGCAGCCCCGGCAGACGCAACCGCGCCGGCTGAAGAGCCCGATGCCGCGCACAACATGCACTGCATCGTCATGCCGAGCGGTCCCGCCGACAAGCAGGAAACCTGCTCGCTGTTTTTCGTCGAAGCGATCAACGCGGCGCGCGAGCGCGTCTGGATCACGACGCCGTACCTCGTGCCCGATGAAGCGGTGTTCGCCGCGCTACGGCTCGCGGTGCTGCGTGGCGTCGACGTCCGTATCCTGATTCCTAGCCGGCGCGATCACCTGGTGGTGTTCGCCGCGTCGAAGCTGTATGCGTACGATTCGCTGCGCGCGGGTATCCGCGTCTTCCGCTACCAGCCGGGCTTTCTGCATCAGAAGGTGGTGCTGATCGACAGCGTGGCGGCCGCGGTCGGCAGCGCCAATCTCGACAACCGCTCGTTCCGGCTCAACTTCGAGATCATGGTGCTGACCGTGGACCGCGGCTTTGCGCTCGAAGTCGAAACGATGCTGCTCGACGATTTCGCCGAGGCGCGCGAGATCGACCGCCGCGAATACCGCAATGCGCGCGCGTGGCGACGCATGCTGATGCATGTGGCGCGGCTTTTTTCGCCGATCCTGTAA